The following proteins come from a genomic window of Crassostrea angulata isolate pt1a10 chromosome 1, ASM2561291v2, whole genome shotgun sequence:
- the LOC128155344 gene encoding uncharacterized protein LOC128155344 — translation MAHQTIFEDPSEEFVDCTDEFLDKVIEECLAVPSDDHFSDAGENISSTDVKGNDNVNLNQNDQADSQSSFVGPALIPREKSGQYIPLCSHIDDDSFDFDENISVIRRSQSDDLLSTSRSASKDDHRELQRPTLSEKNINELIRPPNKSLNDTPQSTFSNPSSGMTNGTGSSARSSSCNIDFLAEFERRVDLLEYTDYALEEVFVMLRSCVEKLCVNNGIVFENQTESIKTCETDGSACEESTTETTEHDKEAEVSTNTEASVSADKEADVSDTEGTEKNHGEDKEKLKENETKLAEENDIQDNRGYLQDLLGLLVELEKRFEHFTAEIGDLVQLGALSAKHAARIEQYARCVQNTYLSMKADNEKMQDYLQIKETDWVQTQAQLHNEIVRQTEEIQALMTELSKSNMKNRIRNNMQDRHLNLVRKDSHSTEDIVTLMLHQRCSIEKAMALDFSRQSKINELKLLVLQQQSYIQKLELQNKEMDMVLQGLLFPADEPKEPPKEYENICPLSDPISMVSDVLCCDQALYVIDKSTDCSLVSEQIFQIGESSRPVSHSEGVFDPQRLSYVRREMREHEVPDTQSPIARDLGSGESGVVDSIAQGQECAVEDSKRKLQEPDEPSSFEEIKNIVKIREAKITPLQS, via the exons ATGGCACATCAAACAATCTTTGAAGATCCTAGCGAAGAATTTGTGGACTGTACTGATGAATTTCTCGATAAAGTCATCGAAGAATGCTTAGCAGTTCCATCTGATGATCATTTTTCCGACGCAGGTGAGAATATTAGTTCTACGGACGTCAAAGGAAACGATAATGTGAATCTTAATCAAAATGACCAAGCAGACAGCCAGTCGTCATTTGTTGGTCCTGCTCTCATTCCGAGAGAAAAGTCGGGACAATACATTCCCCTTTGCTCACACATAGATGACGACAGCTTTGATTTCGatgaaaatatttcagttaTTCGGCGATCGCAAAGTGACGACCTTCTTTCAACAAGCAGATCAGCCAGTAAAGATGACCATCGTGAATTGCAAAGACCAACCCTTAGCGAGAAAAACATCAACGAATTAATTCGTCCTCCTAATAAATCTTTGAACGACACTCCGCAGTCAACCTTTTCAAACCCTTCAAGTGGAATGACCAATGGTACGGGCAGTTCTGCTAGAAGTAGTTCATGCAATATAGACTTCTTGGCAGAGTTTGAGCGAAGGGTCGATCTTTTGGAATACACTGATTATGCTTTGGAAGAAGTATTTGTCATGTTAAGAAGTTGCGTGGAAAAACTTTGTGTGAATAACGGTATCGTTTTCGAAAATCAAACAGAAAGCATTAAAACGTGTGAAACAGATGGCTCTGCATGTGAAGAAAGCACGACGGAAACCACTGAACACGACAAGGAAGCGGAAGTTTCTACAAACACGGAAGCAAGCGTTTCTGCAGACAAGGAAGCCGACGTTTCTGATACAGAAGGAACCGAGAAAAATCATGGGGAAGATAAAGAGAAACTAAAGGAAAATGAAACCAAATTAGCAGAAGAAAATGATATCCAAGATAATAGGGGATATCTTCAAGATCTTTTGGGGTTGCTAGTGGAACTAGAAAAACGGTTCGAACATTTCACAGCCGAAATTGGAG aCCTTGTTCAGCTTGGAGCTTTGTCTGCCAAACATGCTGCGAGGATTGAGCAATACGCCAGATGTGTTCAAAATACGTATTTGAGTATGAAGGCCGACAATGAGAAAATGCAG GACTACCTACAAATCAAGGAGACCGATTGGGTGCAGACACAAGCTCAACTACATAATGAAATAGTACGTCAAACAGAAGAAATCCAGGCGCTGATGACTGAACTGTCGAAGAGTAACATGAAAAACCGGATCCGTAACAACA TGCAAGATCGACATCTCAATCTGGTCAGGAAAGACTCGCACTCCACAGAGGATATCGTCACCCTCATGCTTCATCAGAGATGTTCCATTGAAAAAGCAATGGCGCTCGATTTCAGTCGCCAGTCCAAA ATCAACGAATTGAAATTGCTGGTCCTTCAACAACAGAGCTACATTCAGAAGCTTGAACTACAGAATAAAGAGATGGACATGGTTTTACAGGGTCTGCTGTTTCCAGCGGATGAG ccTAAAGAGCCACCAAAGGAGTACGAGAACATCTGTCCGTTAAGTGATCCCATCAGTATGGTGTCTGACGTCCTGTGTTGTGACCAAGCCCTCTACGTCATCGATAAATCCACCGACTGCTCTCTGGTGTCCGAGCAAATATTCCAGATAg GAGAATCGTCTAGGCCAGTGTCCCACTCAGAGGGGGTGTTCGACCCTCAGCGTCTGTCCTACGTACGGAGGGAAATGCGTGAACACGAGGTTCCCGACACACAATCTCCCATCGCTCGAGATCTCGGCAGCGGCGAGAGTGGAGTAGTTGACAGCATAGCGCAGGGGCAAGAGTGTGCAGTGGAAGATAGTAAGAGGAAACTCCAAGAGCCCGATGAGCCGTCTTCGTTTgaggaaataaagaatattGTGAAAATTCGGGAGGCCAAGATTACTCCCCTTCAAAGTTAG